A region from the Lolium perenne isolate Kyuss_39 chromosome 4, Kyuss_2.0, whole genome shotgun sequence genome encodes:
- the LOC139839105 gene encoding uncharacterized protein, whose amino-acid sequence MTVVCEVPISEIIGNKDASGRIAKWAIQLAPYVPVYKRRDVIKSQALADFLVDWAEMQYKLPPPETEYWRMHFDGSKLKEGLGAGVVLTSPKGDNLRYVLQIHFRASNNVAEYEALVHGLKVAKEVGVRRIICYGDSDLVVLQCSGDWDAKDANMASYRFYV is encoded by the coding sequence ATGACGGTAGTTTGCGAGGTTCCTATATCGGAGATCATCGGCAACAAGGAcgcaagcggcaggatcgcgaaaTGGGCAATCCAGCTGGCACCATATGTGCCGGTGTACAAAAGAAGGGATGTGATTAAGTCGCAGGCACTGGCAGATTTCCTGGTAGattgggccgagatgcaatacaaactgcCACCGCCGGAAACAGAATACTGGAGGATGCACTTTGATGGGTCGAAGCTCAAGGAAGGACTTGGAGCTGGAGTGgttctcacctcaccaaagggagacaACCTGAGATACGTGCTGCAGATACACTTCAGGGCATcaaataatgtcgctgagtacgaggcttTGGTCCATGgactcaaggtcgcaaaagaagtTGGAGTGCGCCGGATCATATGTTACGGTGATTCGGATCTCGTGGTactgcagtgttccggagattgggacgcgaaGGATGCAAACATGGCATCATACCGGTTCTATGTGTag